In one window of Accipiter gentilis chromosome 28, bAccGen1.1, whole genome shotgun sequence DNA:
- the FEZ2 gene encoding fasciculation and elongation protein zeta-2 isoform X3, translating into MAAAAAASQRDPGDWQDFSGFQPSAGSGSEAARDKGGWGGGDLGAKLSLCFEPPQARAGGGGESRVPLRPLTEQSALQDDEIWNALTDNYGNVMPVDWKSSHTRALHLPTLNLSEKGVNDNLNLDLSDDEELREQLDMHSIIVSCINDEPLFTAEQVIEEIEEMMQESPDPEDDETPSQSDRLSILSQEIQTLKRSSTNNSYEERVKRLSVAELNELLEEIETAIKDYSEELVQQLALRDELEFEKEVKNSFISVLIEVQNKQREHKETAKKKKKLKNGSPQNGKQERGHMPGTYLTTVIPYEKKNGPPSVEDLQTLTKILHAMKEDSEKVPSLLTDYILKVLCPT; encoded by the exons atggcggcggcggcggcggcctcgcaGCGGGACCCGGGGGATTGGCAAGACTTCTCGGGCTTCCAGCCCTCCGCGGGGAGCGGTTCCGAGGCCGCCCGCGACAAAGGCGGCTGGGGCGGTGGGGATTTGGGGGCGAAGCTGTCCCTCTGCTTCGAGCCCCCGCAGGcccgggctggcggcggcggcgagagCCGCGTTCCGCTGCGGCCCCTCACGGAGCAGAGCGCCCTGCAGGACGACGA GATTTGGAATGCTTTGACTGATAATTATGGTAACGTAATGCCAGTTGACTGGAAATCTTCCCACACCAGAGCTTTGCACTTGCCAACACTGAATCTTTCAGAAAAAGGG GTAAATGATAACTTGAACCTTGACCTCTCAGATGACGAAGAGCTGAGGGAACAGTTGGATATGCATTCTATCATTGTTTCCTGCATCAATGATGAACCACTCTTCACAGCAGAGCAG gtGATTGAAGAAATAGAGGAAATGATGCAGGAATCGCCTGATCCAGAAGATGATGAAACACCTAGCCAGTCAGATCGGCTCTCCATACTTTCCCAGGAAATTCAAACACTTAAGAGATCCAGTACAAACAACAGCTATGAAGAGA GAGTAAAAAGATTGTCTGTTGCTGAGTTAAATGAACTGCTAGAAGAAATTGAGACTGCTATTAAGGATTATTCTGAGGAACTGGTACAGCAGCTGGCTCTTCGAGATGAGTTGGAGTTTGAGAAGGAAGTGAAAAACAGCTTCATTTCTGTCCTCATCGAAGTACAAAACAAACAGAGAGAACACAAAGAAAcggcaaagaagaaaaagaagctgaaaaacgGTAGTCCTCAGAATGGTAAACAAGAAAGAGGTCATATGCCTGGAACA TACTTAACAACTGTGATTCcttatgagaagaaaaatggacCCCCATCTGTTGAAGATCTTCAAACATTAACCAAAA tCCTGCATGCCATGAAAGAGGACAGCGAGAAAGTGCCAAGCTTGTTAACAGACTATATTTTAAAGG TTCTGTGTCCTACATGA
- the FEZ2 gene encoding fasciculation and elongation protein zeta-2 isoform X1, with product MAAAAAASQRDPGDWQDFSGFQPSAGSGSEAARDKGGWGGGDLGAKLSLCFEPPQARAGGGGESRVPLRPLTEQSALQDDEIWNALTDNYGNVMPVDWKSSHTRALHLPTLNLSEKGVNDNLNLDLSDDEELREQLDMHSIIVSCINDEPLFTAEQVIEEIEEMMQESPDPEDDETPSQSDRLSILSQEIQTLKRSSTNNSYEERVKRLSVAELNELLEEIETAIKDYSEELVQQLALRDELEFEKEVKNSFISVLIEVQNKQREHKETAKKKKKLKNGSPQNGKQERGHMPGTRFSMEGISNVIQNGFRHTFGNSGGEKQYLTTVIPYEKKNGPPSVEDLQTLTKILHAMKEDSEKVPSLLTDYILKVLCPT from the exons atggcggcggcggcggcggcctcgcaGCGGGACCCGGGGGATTGGCAAGACTTCTCGGGCTTCCAGCCCTCCGCGGGGAGCGGTTCCGAGGCCGCCCGCGACAAAGGCGGCTGGGGCGGTGGGGATTTGGGGGCGAAGCTGTCCCTCTGCTTCGAGCCCCCGCAGGcccgggctggcggcggcggcgagagCCGCGTTCCGCTGCGGCCCCTCACGGAGCAGAGCGCCCTGCAGGACGACGA GATTTGGAATGCTTTGACTGATAATTATGGTAACGTAATGCCAGTTGACTGGAAATCTTCCCACACCAGAGCTTTGCACTTGCCAACACTGAATCTTTCAGAAAAAGGG GTAAATGATAACTTGAACCTTGACCTCTCAGATGACGAAGAGCTGAGGGAACAGTTGGATATGCATTCTATCATTGTTTCCTGCATCAATGATGAACCACTCTTCACAGCAGAGCAG gtGATTGAAGAAATAGAGGAAATGATGCAGGAATCGCCTGATCCAGAAGATGATGAAACACCTAGCCAGTCAGATCGGCTCTCCATACTTTCCCAGGAAATTCAAACACTTAAGAGATCCAGTACAAACAACAGCTATGAAGAGA GAGTAAAAAGATTGTCTGTTGCTGAGTTAAATGAACTGCTAGAAGAAATTGAGACTGCTATTAAGGATTATTCTGAGGAACTGGTACAGCAGCTGGCTCTTCGAGATGAGTTGGAGTTTGAGAAGGAAGTGAAAAACAGCTTCATTTCTGTCCTCATCGAAGTACAAAACAAACAGAGAGAACACAAAGAAAcggcaaagaagaaaaagaagctgaaaaacgGTAGTCCTCAGAATGGTAAACAAGAAAGAGGTCATATGCCTGGAACA CGCTTCAGCATGGAAGGGATCTCAAATGTCATACAGAATGGCTTCCGCCACACGTTTGGAAACTCAGGTGGAGAGAAACAG TACTTAACAACTGTGATTCcttatgagaagaaaaatggacCCCCATCTGTTGAAGATCTTCAAACATTAACCAAAA tCCTGCATGCCATGAAAGAGGACAGCGAGAAAGTGCCAAGCTTGTTAACAGACTATATTTTAAAGG TTCTGTGTCCTACATGA
- the FEZ2 gene encoding fasciculation and elongation protein zeta-2 isoform X2 has translation MAAAAAASQRDPGDWQDFSGFQPSAGSGSEAARDKGGWGGGDLGAKLSLCFEPPQARAGGGGESRVPLRPLTEQSALQDDEIWNALTDNYGNVMPVDWKSSHTRALHLPTLNLSEKGVNDNLNLDLSDDEELREQLDMHSIIVSCINDEPLFTAEQVIEEIEEMMQESPDPEDDETPSQSDRLSILSQEIQTLKRSSTNNSYEERVKRLSVAELNELLEEIETAIKDYSEELVQQLALRDELEFEKEVKNSFISVLIEVQNKQREHKETAKKKKKLKNGSPQNGKQERGHMPGTRFSMEGISNVIQNGFRHTFGNSGGEKQYLTTVIPYEKKNGPPSVEDLQTLTKSGPYGKYCMSWNFAILSYST, from the exons atggcggcggcggcggcggcctcgcaGCGGGACCCGGGGGATTGGCAAGACTTCTCGGGCTTCCAGCCCTCCGCGGGGAGCGGTTCCGAGGCCGCCCGCGACAAAGGCGGCTGGGGCGGTGGGGATTTGGGGGCGAAGCTGTCCCTCTGCTTCGAGCCCCCGCAGGcccgggctggcggcggcggcgagagCCGCGTTCCGCTGCGGCCCCTCACGGAGCAGAGCGCCCTGCAGGACGACGA GATTTGGAATGCTTTGACTGATAATTATGGTAACGTAATGCCAGTTGACTGGAAATCTTCCCACACCAGAGCTTTGCACTTGCCAACACTGAATCTTTCAGAAAAAGGG GTAAATGATAACTTGAACCTTGACCTCTCAGATGACGAAGAGCTGAGGGAACAGTTGGATATGCATTCTATCATTGTTTCCTGCATCAATGATGAACCACTCTTCACAGCAGAGCAG gtGATTGAAGAAATAGAGGAAATGATGCAGGAATCGCCTGATCCAGAAGATGATGAAACACCTAGCCAGTCAGATCGGCTCTCCATACTTTCCCAGGAAATTCAAACACTTAAGAGATCCAGTACAAACAACAGCTATGAAGAGA GAGTAAAAAGATTGTCTGTTGCTGAGTTAAATGAACTGCTAGAAGAAATTGAGACTGCTATTAAGGATTATTCTGAGGAACTGGTACAGCAGCTGGCTCTTCGAGATGAGTTGGAGTTTGAGAAGGAAGTGAAAAACAGCTTCATTTCTGTCCTCATCGAAGTACAAAACAAACAGAGAGAACACAAAGAAAcggcaaagaagaaaaagaagctgaaaaacgGTAGTCCTCAGAATGGTAAACAAGAAAGAGGTCATATGCCTGGAACA CGCTTCAGCATGGAAGGGATCTCAAATGTCATACAGAATGGCTTCCGCCACACGTTTGGAAACTCAGGTGGAGAGAAACAG TACTTAACAACTGTGATTCcttatgagaagaaaaatggacCCCCATCTGTTGAAGATCTTCAAACATTAACCAAAA GTGGGCCTTATGGAAAATACTGCATGTCATGGAATTTTGCAATACTGTCTTACAGTACCTGA
- the FEZ2 gene encoding fasciculation and elongation protein zeta-2 isoform X4 has protein sequence MAAAAAASQRDPGDWQDFSGFQPSAGSGSEAARDKGGWGGGDLGAKLSLCFEPPQARAGGGGESRVPLRPLTEQSALQDDEIWNALTDNYGNVMPVDWKSSHTRALHLPTLNLSEKGVNDNLNLDLSDDEELREQLDMHSIIVSCINDEPLFTAEQVIEEIEEMMQESPDPEDDETPSQSDRLSILSQEIQTLKRSSTNNSYEERVKRLSVAELNELLEEIETAIKDYSEELVQQLALRDELEFEKEVKNSFISVLIEVQNKQREHKETAKKKKKLKNGSPQNGKQERGHMPGTYLTTVIPYEKKNGPPSVEDLQTLTKSGPYGKYCMSWNFAILSYST, from the exons atggcggcggcggcggcggcctcgcaGCGGGACCCGGGGGATTGGCAAGACTTCTCGGGCTTCCAGCCCTCCGCGGGGAGCGGTTCCGAGGCCGCCCGCGACAAAGGCGGCTGGGGCGGTGGGGATTTGGGGGCGAAGCTGTCCCTCTGCTTCGAGCCCCCGCAGGcccgggctggcggcggcggcgagagCCGCGTTCCGCTGCGGCCCCTCACGGAGCAGAGCGCCCTGCAGGACGACGA GATTTGGAATGCTTTGACTGATAATTATGGTAACGTAATGCCAGTTGACTGGAAATCTTCCCACACCAGAGCTTTGCACTTGCCAACACTGAATCTTTCAGAAAAAGGG GTAAATGATAACTTGAACCTTGACCTCTCAGATGACGAAGAGCTGAGGGAACAGTTGGATATGCATTCTATCATTGTTTCCTGCATCAATGATGAACCACTCTTCACAGCAGAGCAG gtGATTGAAGAAATAGAGGAAATGATGCAGGAATCGCCTGATCCAGAAGATGATGAAACACCTAGCCAGTCAGATCGGCTCTCCATACTTTCCCAGGAAATTCAAACACTTAAGAGATCCAGTACAAACAACAGCTATGAAGAGA GAGTAAAAAGATTGTCTGTTGCTGAGTTAAATGAACTGCTAGAAGAAATTGAGACTGCTATTAAGGATTATTCTGAGGAACTGGTACAGCAGCTGGCTCTTCGAGATGAGTTGGAGTTTGAGAAGGAAGTGAAAAACAGCTTCATTTCTGTCCTCATCGAAGTACAAAACAAACAGAGAGAACACAAAGAAAcggcaaagaagaaaaagaagctgaaaaacgGTAGTCCTCAGAATGGTAAACAAGAAAGAGGTCATATGCCTGGAACA TACTTAACAACTGTGATTCcttatgagaagaaaaatggacCCCCATCTGTTGAAGATCTTCAAACATTAACCAAAA GTGGGCCTTATGGAAAATACTGCATGTCATGGAATTTTGCAATACTGTCTTACAGTACCTGA